A window from Tindallia magadiensis encodes these proteins:
- the prdA gene encoding D-proline reductase (dithiol) proprotein PrdA, which produces MSITREQAEKFKDKPAVVCCRTTKGSAIRPEDLEDPSIFDEMEESGLIEITPNTLTIGQVIGATLKQDVDGLTSLESSMLDGVKEKETVQKAKPQKGGVEMQERKGTDGYVHLEIDSLSGLKLTMPTGSLSCLTETGASQTVGTKEEVRDEILDTLVKREYHVEKVALGKETSFENGVLTIRESLCKDALKADPLVQKLEMDIILPDQRHVYSNTVMDVIPVATKVEGELGTGITNEMTNMVFLLTGVDEAGVQLHEFGSCEGYLDEKIQYGMPGCPDENDIMVRVHGVVKEKTGMERRGPYAIHKACDFIIQEIREVLKKQDAAKATKEKSYPQVKRHGRPRVLLVKEIMGQGAMHDNVMLPREPAGVFGGRQNVDLGNVPVVLSINEVLDGGIHALTCIGPASKEDTRHYFREPVLEALAADEELDLVGVAFIGSPQVNDEKAFVSKRLGAMAATMNIDGAIITTEGFGNNHIDFSYNIEEVGKNGINVVGMTYAAYQGQLVVGNDYMDAMIEVNKDAGGFESEILGQNTIVAEDAHRAILMLKNKIAGVPIEAADKRWDQDTIDANQRITDELR; this is translated from the coding sequence ATGTCAATTACAAGAGAACAAGCAGAAAAATTCAAGGACAAGCCAGCCGTGGTGTGCTGCCGGACAACTAAAGGCAGCGCTATCAGACCGGAGGATCTTGAAGATCCATCGATCTTTGATGAAATGGAAGAATCTGGTTTAATTGAAATCACTCCGAACACCTTAACCATTGGTCAGGTTATAGGAGCGACACTAAAACAGGATGTAGATGGACTGACATCCTTAGAATCAAGTATGTTAGACGGCGTCAAAGAAAAAGAAACCGTACAGAAAGCAAAGCCACAAAAAGGAGGGGTAGAAATGCAAGAAAGAAAAGGAACGGATGGATACGTTCATCTGGAAATTGATTCTCTTTCAGGATTAAAATTAACAATGCCTACAGGAAGCCTGAGCTGCCTGACAGAAACAGGAGCAAGCCAGACCGTTGGAACGAAAGAAGAAGTAAGAGACGAAATATTGGATACCCTTGTAAAGCGAGAGTATCATGTGGAAAAAGTAGCACTGGGGAAAGAAACCAGCTTTGAAAATGGTGTGCTGACCATTCGGGAATCACTTTGCAAAGATGCTTTGAAAGCAGATCCCTTGGTTCAAAAGCTTGAAATGGACATTATTCTACCAGATCAAAGACATGTATACTCCAATACCGTAATGGACGTTATTCCTGTAGCGACTAAGGTAGAAGGTGAGTTAGGGACTGGTATTACCAATGAAATGACTAATATGGTATTTCTATTGACAGGCGTAGATGAAGCAGGGGTACAGCTTCATGAATTTGGTTCCTGCGAAGGATATTTAGATGAAAAAATTCAATATGGTATGCCAGGATGCCCGGATGAAAATGACATTATGGTTCGTGTTCATGGTGTTGTGAAGGAAAAAACAGGTATGGAACGTCGTGGCCCTTATGCCATTCACAAAGCGTGCGACTTTATTATCCAGGAAATCAGAGAAGTATTGAAAAAACAAGATGCGGCAAAAGCAACAAAAGAAAAATCCTACCCACAGGTAAAAAGACATGGACGACCAAGAGTACTGCTTGTGAAAGAAATCATGGGACAGGGAGCGATGCACGATAATGTGATGCTGCCAAGAGAACCGGCAGGAGTTTTTGGCGGCAGACAAAATGTAGACCTTGGAAACGTTCCTGTAGTCCTTTCAATAAATGAAGTATTGGACGGCGGTATCCATGCCCTTACATGCATCGGTCCAGCATCCAAAGAAGATACAAGGCATTACTTCCGTGAGCCGGTATTGGAAGCCTTAGCAGCAGATGAAGAACTGGATTTGGTAGGAGTTGCCTTTATTGGAAGTCCTCAGGTAAATGATGAGAAAGCCTTTGTTTCCAAACGATTAGGCGCCATGGCAGCAACAATGAACATCGACGGAGCTATTATTACGACAGAAGGGTTTGGTAACAACCATATTGATTTTTCTTACAACATAGAAGAAGTAGGAAAAAATGGTATCAATGTAGTGGGAATGACCTATGCCGCATACCAGGGACAACTGGTGGTAGGAAACGATTACATGGACGCAATGATCGAAGTGAATAAGGATGCCGGTGGTTTTGAGTCAGAAATTCTTGGTCAAAACACTATCGTGGCAGAGGATGCTCATCGAGCTATCTTAATGCTGAAAAACAAAATTGCTGGTGTGCCTATTGAAGCAGCAGACAAGAGATGGGATCAAGACACTATTGATGCAAACCAACGCATTACAGATGAACTGAGGTAA
- a CDS encoding CBO2463/CBO2479 domain-containing protein, with the protein MKAQIEPKRLTGKIVEVTDMSGKIELKGKMGILNLPLRSIFTDKPLEEDQEVEIWISYANVID; encoded by the coding sequence ATGAAAGCCCAAATTGAACCAAAACGACTGACAGGAAAGATTGTTGAAGTAACAGATATGAGCGGCAAAATTGAGTTAAAAGGAAAAATGGGAATTCTGAACTTACCCCTACGGTCCATCTTTACAGATAAACCACTGGAAGAAGATCAGGAAGTGGAAATATGGATCAGCTATGCAAATGTGATTGACTAA
- the prdC gene encoding proline reductase-associated electron transfer protein PrdC, protein MEYIFTLDQHIGNKAKAIVKPGQTVQKGEVIAEPDGLGAYLHTSVTGSVVSVTDQLIKIEGVEDFSESVKPIPESDSWLEDIKNAGIVGLGGAGFPTHVKLNTDISGGWVLINAVECEPLLEHNMEQLKASPEKIYRGLKYAMEITKASHGMLVIKEKNKAAAAGFLALVKKEDSIQVKEVKDLYPMGEERAVIRESLGQLLKTDELPFEAKAVVLNSETVYKITEAIEDRMPMIHKSLTVVGNLKNGKEPVVMKEVPIGTPISHLLETVGGVKEPIGEIIMGGPFTGKTASLESPVEKMTGGIIPSMEFIQDARPMGLLVCACGATEKRMRFIASQMGSPVVAVEKCKQAIEHKNALKCENPGECPGQAEKILSMRSKGAKTVLMGNCSDCSNTVMCVAPKLKMPVYHCTDHALRSVSHPIVRRLKEA, encoded by the coding sequence ATGGAATACATTTTTACGCTGGACCAGCATATAGGAAATAAAGCAAAGGCCATTGTCAAACCTGGTCAGACGGTCCAAAAAGGAGAAGTGATTGCCGAACCGGATGGATTAGGAGCTTACCTTCATACTTCTGTAACAGGGAGCGTTGTTTCGGTTACAGATCAGTTAATTAAGATAGAAGGGGTAGAAGATTTCTCAGAGTCAGTAAAACCAATTCCGGAATCAGATAGCTGGCTGGAAGACATAAAAAATGCTGGGATCGTAGGGCTTGGCGGCGCCGGGTTTCCAACCCATGTCAAACTAAATACGGACATATCTGGGGGCTGGGTCTTGATCAATGCGGTGGAGTGTGAACCTTTATTGGAACACAATATGGAACAACTAAAGGCATCACCGGAAAAAATCTATCGTGGGCTTAAATATGCCATGGAAATAACCAAAGCCAGCCACGGAATGCTAGTCATCAAAGAAAAGAACAAGGCAGCTGCCGCAGGATTTCTGGCCTTAGTGAAAAAAGAAGATTCAATTCAGGTAAAAGAAGTGAAAGATTTATATCCGATGGGCGAAGAAAGAGCAGTGATTCGGGAAAGCTTAGGGCAATTATTGAAAACCGATGAATTGCCCTTCGAAGCAAAGGCCGTAGTTCTCAATTCAGAGACAGTCTATAAAATAACCGAAGCCATCGAGGACAGAATGCCGATGATTCACAAGTCGCTTACCGTGGTAGGGAACCTGAAAAATGGAAAAGAGCCTGTGGTAATGAAAGAAGTACCTATCGGCACGCCTATTTCCCACCTGCTGGAAACCGTAGGCGGCGTTAAAGAACCAATTGGTGAAATCATAATGGGAGGTCCCTTTACAGGGAAAACCGCAAGCCTGGAAAGCCCTGTTGAAAAAATGACTGGCGGCATTATTCCCAGTATGGAATTTATTCAGGATGCTAGGCCGATGGGACTGTTGGTATGTGCCTGTGGAGCAACAGAAAAAAGAATGAGATTCATTGCTTCGCAGATGGGAAGTCCGGTAGTGGCAGTGGAAAAGTGTAAACAAGCGATTGAACACAAAAACGCATTGAAATGCGAAAATCCGGGAGAGTGTCCGGGTCAGGCAGAAAAAATACTGTCCATGCGAAGTAAAGGTGCCAAAACAGTACTAATGGGCAATTGCAGCGATTGTAGCAATACAGTCATGTGTGTGGCACCAAAACTAAAAATGCCGGTATATCATTGTACCGACCATGCGTTAAGAAGCGTGAGTCATCCAATCGTACGGCGTTTGAAGGAAGCATAA